The segment CAACTTTCAATCAATTGACAAGTCTAGTTTTTCTGCCTCCAGGACATATCCAGCATCTGGGTCATTGTTCCACCTAGTTTAGGATCCATGGCTTCTTGGCTGGACTATTACCATAGCTTTCCAGTTAGTCTCCCTGATCCCAGCATCTCCCCTGTTCAATCCTTCTTCCATATGGCTGCAAAAATAATCTTCCTCAGGCACAGATCCAACTATGACCCTCCACTGCTCCAGAATCTTccctggctccctattacttttaaGTAATTAAGTAACAAATTCTCAGCCTGGTGTTTAAGAGCCTCCATAATCTGACATCATCATGCTGTTCTAGTCATATCATGTGACTCCCTTCTGAGTACTTTCTATTTCAGCCCAAATGGTAGTAGCTATTCTCCTAACTTAGTATTTTAGCTATATCCTCCTTAAATATGCAGACACCATTATCCCTCCGTCCTCACCTTTCTCTTTCAGAATCCAGCTCAGTCGCTAGCTCCTGTGGGCAGCTTTCTCCGCACTGTGCCAGTTGTTTATGCTTGCTTCGTCCTTGAAATGCCTAGAATTTGCTCATCTAGGTACATGGTGTATGTATTTATCCCCTAGCAGAATgggacctccttgagggcagggtctatttCTGAGAGAATATAATAAGATAATGTTTACAATGACCTTTACAAACCTTACAATGTTATATACTTGCGATTATCATCTTTTCAATAAGTGTCTGATAGGTTGAATTGAACACCAAGCTGTGTAGAGCACAGCAGAGAAAACTAGATGGTTGTGTTGGAATGGGTGGCTTTGGGGGCTCCTGCTTGGTAGGAATGCACATTcaatgcaaaaagaggcaaaaacaatagactttgctctatccattgagctatTGGCTAGACTCATCAATgtcaccttccctttcttccctttcctgtaTTTCCCATGCCTCACTTAAAGCAAACATTCCATGAACCATTTCTATTCAGAGGGTATTTTGCCAATCTCATCTATCGATGTGTTCTTTTTCAAGAATGTCCCTAGGGAAACTCTGCAAAGCAGGTCAGCAAGTCTCCTCATTGCCATTTTGAAACCTTTCTCCTTATGTAGCTCAAGGAGCTGCCAACATTCCTCGGGTTGTTGAAAACCAAACATAGCTGCAAAGACGATCAGAGAAgtttgttcttaaaaaaaaaagttgatttatttttccccagtgggATACAACTGAGAATCCAGGATGTGAATCCAACTTGGaactgtattttcctttttttctttttggaaaaataGAAGCAAGCTTTTCTGCATATCTTCATTCCTTCATTAGCTTTAGATTTCAACATCCCATTTCTGGAGGGTGAGAAGATGGAAGGACTTGTTGAAGAGACAAGATAGAAAGGAGATGTAGCTGAATGGGTATGAGTCCAAGAGCGGAGCAcataaaaaagagataaacactcatattttacaaaaaacATAGAGGTCAACAAGATGGCAAAGCGTATTTCCTGAAGACCTTAGGTGGAGATGTTCTAAAGGGAATTCTCTTTATAATCTGAAGGGCTTGTGAACATGAGTTATGATAAAgttttgagaaaactgaggaccaaagaacTAAAACAAATTTCTGAGACTTTTGGAGCTAAAAGTGTGTGCTGATTGTCTACAGAGAGTAGCCACTCTATATAGAGTATCAATAGACTGTCACTAGGGACCACTTGTAAGAGTAGGAGTTGACAGTCCAACAATCCAACTTCTCCCATTCCCATTTAAAGTAAATATTAAGATGCTACACTTTGACATTTTAAACAAGGGAGAACAGTTCTCTGTGGAATTAATCACTCAAAGACTTTAGACCAAGTGTGGAAAAAGTCCTCTATTAATTTAGATGTTCTTGAAAACCATTGGCCGAGTGAGAGTGATGTTGCCCACGAAGCATGGTCAGGTTGGTGGATGAAATTTGGTTGCCCTCTGTGggtcatctataaaatagcaaACCATATGGAAGGCAGGGATTCACGTGTCCAGCTGCTTAGTGGTGGAAGCCTCCCTCTTAAATTTACCTCATTGTAACTTTACTCTGTCCCCTCAGGATTCCTTAGAAGGAATTGCCTTATGGGGGGAGATAAGTCTGTCTCATTTCCTACTGTTTCCAACCTTGTTGATTGGATCAGAACCTTGTGAACTTCAGAAGGATTTACACTTTTTCATCAGTATGTTTGTGGTGTCCTCAGGATGGCAATGGTTGATGGCAATGTCTGCAAGGGAAccagagagaagatgaaaaaCAGGCAGATTCAATGAAGGAATGAAGCAAAAAGCTATCCCATCCCTAGGAGGAGCTGCTGGAGGACGTGAGCAGGAGAATTGATATGTTTCATAGGAAATATGATATGATACAAAAATATACGTCACCCCTTTGCAATGAAAGTTCTCTACGCTTTAGTTCATTTCCCCCAGACCATgtggctgttgtcctttgttctcagaggaccaaaatgacatcgctatactggggtcaaggtacagtgtgttccactgtgactgatcagaccaaggTGAGCCTGGAAGGCTCTACCAGAGCTCAGGCACAAATAGAGCATTTGGACCCTGGACTCTATGCACTGGTAGGAGAGAATGTGTCAGACTGTCGGGTGAGAGATGTTTGGTATCGATTATACAATTGGGATAAATACCCAAATGAAATTTAAAACCTAATTCagtctgactgactgactgatatcAATTGATAATCATGGAGGGAAGGACGCCAGAGGGGGCTGTCATGCTGTAGTACTAGAAAACCATGTGCACCTCTCAGGAATGCTCCAAGAACCCTGAGGGGTCAGAAGCAAGTTACAATGAGGTCAACTTAAACTTGAGATCGGGAAGAATGTCCTAAACCATCAGAGCTGCTCCAGAGTGGAATGCCTTGTTTGGTAGTAGATACCTTCCTCTTTCAGATCCccttccatttacactgcatAGATCTTGTCTATACCTACTTATTGACATGTAGTCTCCTCTTAGaatgtttcttgagggcaggggccaagtttttgcctttctttgtatctctagcacttagcacggtgcttgGCACATGCGATCCCCGTCCCTGAAGCCCTGATGTTCACTCCTCAGGGATGTTATAGTGGGGGCACCTTTGGTCTATGTATTGGACTACATAACATCTAGTTTGCTTCTAACTCTCAGATTACGTTTCTATGGTTTTATCTTCCCTGCGGTGCCTGAtccatggtaggcacttaataattatttgctGAGAATGAATACATAATCAGCAGGTCAGAGCTTGCCACACAGCCCTTCCCTACTCCCCAGCCCACCCTGGACTTTTAATAAATGAGCTGTTGCTTTTGGTCGAATCTAGTTGGAAACACGGATGGGTTTCAAGGACAGCTTCCTGGATAGCTCCATGAAGCCATCCATCTGGAGCGATGCATTCTGCTGCAAGGTTGGGCACAGTTTCCTGTGTCCTGCGAAACCTGGTAAAGGCAAGAAGGAATTTTTCCAAGAGAGATGTTAGAGCTGATAGCAAAGGGACGATCCAAGTTTTGGGCGTGGGGAGGGGGTAGGGGGTAGGGGCAAGTTGGGGAAGGGCAGGGTGACAAAGCAGGAAGAGCTGGGACTACAAATCCCTGCTCTCtttctcactagctgtgtgaccctgggaaagtcatttgatttctctgagccctggtttcctcctctataaaatgatgaaaatgatgctCCACTTAACCCACCGGGTTATTATAAGGAAAGCATTGCATAAAGCATAAAGAATCAGAGAATTAGGAGGGTTCttaagaatgttttctttttctttaattatttttaaattgctgCTTTGGTTTTGGCATCACCTTATTTCCATATATGTCCCTCCCCCGCTGCCCTACCCAAAGAGCagtcttcccttgtaacaaagaagaaggaagggaaggggaaagtggTTCAGCAAAAGTAACAGCACCGTCCATTGAGCCTGGAAGTGCATGCtgtgttccacacccatagtgcCCCACCTCttcagagaagagagggaagcacacttcctaattttttcttcaGCACCAAccattccccgccccccccccccctttccttttATTCACCTGTACCTGCGATTCCATCAGCAGAGGGAGCTctctaaggaaaagaaaaacctccctctatcaatgcaaagATAACAGTCCAGTCTTTTAGGTGAAGCCACACACAGGATTGACACAAAATAGAAGAGCGACAGGGACTGGAggtgtgatttcactgatgtgagAAGCTCCTGGGTGAGGATGCTGCCTCCGCACATGGAGGCTGGCATATTCTGTGCAGCTCCCAGCCCCGGAGAGTTGCTGGGGGGCACAGAGAGACAGCCTTATTCAGGGGTACACAGCCAGGATAGGTCAGATGCTGCTGCTGAACCGTATCTTCCTGACTTTCAgcctatttctctctcttgtaATTCATCCTGTTTCCCAATATTCCTTATTAAGTCTTGTCCTAGGAGCCTGGAGAGCTCATGTGGAGCTCAGTCCTCTCTTGGGATCCAAGGAGAGTTGTTTCAGGGGTGAGCAACACCaactctctagacctcagtttcccacctataaaatgaggggattacaATATATTGCCTTAgtggtcccttcctgctctaagaTCTGTTCCTATgatctgcttccttcttttccttctgtgaGATAGGGAGACCCCCAGCCACTACTTATTCTTGGATGCTTGGGATGATAGATACTGTCTACACTGGGCTCAGGAAGCTTTGCTAAACTCTCCTGTCTGGGTCTTGTGTTTCtaggggaaagaatttttttgaaaaggcTTAGGGCTAGGCTGAGCTGCCAGGGCCTCCCTCTGCCTCCAAGAGCGAAGGTATGCCAAGGAGGACAGGAACTCCTGGCATGCCCTGATGCCTTTGTGTGGTGGCATCTGAATACCACTGCTGAGGAGAATGGCCCCAGCTCAGGGCCTGCTGTGCTCAACTACTTGAACATTGGCTGCCCTGGCTCACTTATTGGGGAACCAGATGGCTGTCTTCTCCAAAAAgtccttttttcccttaaaaaacaaaagacaatttgAGGAGTTTGGGGGTAAAAAGTAACTTAGAGGGTTGGGAGCTGTCCTCAGAGTTTGGAAGACAGACCTGGGTTCGAGTGTGGCCTCTGAcgcatgctagctgtgtgaccctggacaggtcacttaccCCCTCATTGTCCCCAGGCTGGTCTCTGAGTCTATTAGTTGTATCTGCTTTGGTGAATTTACAAAGGTCTGCTCCAAAACACACATGTTCACATGTGTTTGTGTACaagcatatgtgtacacacatgtggccttcttgagggtaggaaataTTTCCTTTGAGTCTTTGTATGCCTGGCTTCTacacagtgtctaacacatagtaagacatgtttgctgattgattggcaGGAGCGGGGTGACTTCATAAGGGAGTCAAGCAGAGACAAGTCCCGGGACATCAACCTGGGGGCCTCTTTTCTCTGCTGGGGCCCCTGCACTAACagttttcctttttcatgtttctcaggTCACAGAGTCATAGACTGAGGTGTAAGAGGAACCTCAGGGCCTTGAGTCCAGGGGTTCCTAAATGTGCAGTGCCGTGGTTccccttggcagtctggtaaagccttgGACTCCTCaggataatttttaaagtatatataatAGAATTCACAGGACACAAAGGAAATGTTACATTAAATTACAATTatcaagatatttgtaaaacccttggtctagtccaatctccttattttgtaGAGGAAGAAACCAGTTAAGGGACATTCAGTGATGTGCCCACCCAGGGAATGTCAGAGGTAGTTTTGAACGCAGGGCCTTGTACTAAGAATCCGTTCTTGTCATCATCAGAAACAGGTAATGATTTCCATTTCTGGAGGAGGAGCCCTATTCCAGGCTGCAGGGATTGCTTCTGAAGCtagtgagttccccatccctgggggTACTCAAGCTGAGGCCCGGTGACCACTTGTTAGGGAGGGGTTGGTTTGGGGATTACCCAGGCCCCTTCCGTCTCTCAAACCCAGAGATCACCCGTAGTGCTCAGAAAGGAGGAGATGATCCTTCTGATGACCTGTGACCTAGCCAGACTACAGGTGGGGCACTGAGTCCAGCCCTGAGTCCtgaattttaggaaggacacagGCAGATGGAGAGATTTCAGAGGAGAATGGAGCCCATATCACAGGAGGATGGGCATGAGTGGCCCGAGAAGAAGGCATCTTCAGGGGCTTGAAAGGTTATGTGGATGGGGCACTAGGCTTGTATCCCTTGGCCCAAGGTGGCAGAACAAGGAGCAGGGGCTACAAATTGTAGGAAGAAGACAGGCCTTCACTCAATTCAGACAAGCTTCTTCATCATCAGAGCCTCCTAAGATGGACTAGGCTGCCTCAGAggagtgagctccccatcactgaaggtcttcagtCTGAGGCTAGATGAGCACTGGTCAGGAAGAAGGCCAAGACAATGCTCAGTGTCCCCAGAGGCCCCTGCCAAGTCCAAATTCTGTGACTGAGTCTTTTAGAGGCTTTCcctaaatgagagagagacagagacagagacagacacaaacacagacacagagacagacagacagaaacagagacagagagacagacacagagacagagacaaacagagagaaacagagacagagagagacagagatagagagagacagacagaaacagagacagagagacagacacagagacagagagacagacagagacagagagagagagacagagagaaacagtcagagagagacaaagacagagagacagagacaaagacagagagacagaaacaaacagagagaaacagagacagagagagacagagagacagagacagatagagagaaacagagacagagagagacaaacacagagagagacagacacagagacagagacagacagagatacaaagagaaacagagacagagacacacagagagagacagagacagagagaaacagagatagagacaaagacagagagagacagagacagacacagagatagagacagacagaaagagaaacagagacagagacacagacagaaagagacagagagaaatagagacagagacagagagacagagacagaaaaagagagagagagagagagagacagagacagaagaagagagagagagagagagaatttggcaTCTCCTTTTAAGGTGCTGACTCTGCAGTCACTGAAAAATGGATGAACGCTTGTTCTGTAAGGTCCTGAGATCTACTGCAATGTTAACAGGGAGGGGTCCCCTGACCAACAGGCCCAGGCAGCCCATCCCCCTTTGGGACAGCTCTCACTTGATATCCTGACATCAAACCTGGTTCTCCCTCAGCTCCCCTCATTGCCTTAGAAGTGCCCAAGACCTTGAGAGGTAATGAAGGCCTGTTCTAGGCTGGTGGCTCTGTGACAGCAGAGAAGGGGACAAAGCCTATTGCCAGTGGCACTCAAGGCTTCAGATATTCCCAGAAgtaatttctgtttattttcacATACAGTctcattgtttgtcctttgtgctTGTGCTTGTAaggtgtgtgtgtacgtgtgtgcgcatgcgcatgtgcgtgtgtgtgtgcatgtgcatgtgtgtgtgcatgtgcatgtgtgtacatgtgcgcgtgtggtatgtgtgtgcgtgggtgtgtgtgtggtgtggtgtgtgtgtgtggtgtgtgtgtatgtgtgtatgtgtggtgtgtgtgtatgtggtgtgtgtggtgtgtgtgtatgtgtgtgtgcgtgtgtgtgtaacaaAGGTGGCTCAGGCTCAGACGGTTACTATGGAGACCTTTCCAGCATTGCGGACGCTGAGAGATGCAGGAAGGAAGCCTTCCTCCgagtccctcccctcccccatcatacTCAGAATTGCCTCCTGTGATTCTGGAGACTTCACGAGACCCTGGAAATAGCgatggctctgaagtcagaggaccagaGGTCaaatcccccttctcctccccctccactcCCCCTTGCCCCAGCTAGGCTACGCTTGCTAATGCaacttaggcaagttacttcctCTCCCTtgccctcactttcctcatctgtaaagtgacagGGGTTCCACTGCAtggtctttgaggtcctttctcacTTTCAGCCTGAGGATCCTAGGATGAAGTCATTGCCTCTCACCTGGGGCATTGGGCTGGCTGCCTACATCTTGGGGCACCTTTAAAGCCCCACTGACACTCCACCTCCTCCGAGAAGGCTTCCCTGCTTGCCCTACCCCCAACCCGACCTCAAACATTACACCCTACAACCTTCCACAGCCCGTTTCCCATGTTATTTTGTATTAAAGGTCATATCCTCCACCAGATCTTAAGCTCTATGATGACTTTTATGGGggaaaatattcatccatttgtaTGAGGTATAACAAAGCATTCCAGGGaattttgaggagaaagagattGTTTCCCACCAAGGGTTTTAGGCAGGAGCCAACAAAGGAGGAGGTGGCCACTTGGCACTGTTGCCCCTGTTTTatattggggaaactgaggcccagacccATGTTACCTTAGAGGCCCCTTCTCTGCCTCATGGCCAATCATGGGTATGGAGGATGTTAAGGCCCAGAAGGCTGGGAGGCTGGATGGGGCTTGGCAGGGACTGGGCAGACAAGAAAAGGCCAGGGGGGGAACAGGATGCACTTTCAGAGAAATGCTGATACATGGTCCTTTCAGCTTCACTTTCAATCACTTCTGACTTGTGGTTTGATTAACTGAGAAAGGACATTGTGCCTGGGCTTCTTCAGAAGCCACAAATGATGCTGAGCGGGCCCCGCTATCAGGGTTCTATGGACCGACTTCTGGGAAGTGACGAGAAGACCTATTAGTCTTGGACAGACACAGAATGTCAAGTGGGGAGGCTGAGGAAGACACAACAGAGATGTGGGAGGGCCACCCTTCCACCACACTGCTTTGCCTTCAGAAGGAATTGGAAGTGAAtcaaaataatagctaataataaagCTTTTTAAGGTGGGTCAAGTGCACATTACATCTCATCTGAATCTCACCACAGCCTGGGAATTGggtgattattatccccatgtcactgctgaggaagcagaggcagacTTGTAGAGGGTCgctcagctagtgtctgaggtccagTCAGCTCTTCCTGATCCAGCCCCAGTTTCTACCCATTGTACTATCTAACTGCTCATGGTGACAAGACCAAGTACTCCTACCTCTGCCAGTAGAAGATTCCTATTCAAacctttaattcaataaacatttatgaaaggCCTGCTATGTGGCCAGCCCCATATTGGACCCTGGAGGTACAAAGACCTGACCCAAacctggcctcaaggagtttctgTTCTCTTGGAGAGGGGGAACAACTAAGGTATTCATATAGAGAGTGGAaggagttgcagagaaggtgaccCCAGACCTTAGACTTGAGGAAAGATGAGGATTCTGGGAGGGAAGGATGAGGACGGATGGAAATCCAGGCATGGGATAGGGAACAGTGATGAATCGAGGAGTTTGAGCATCAGGTCATAAGTAGACTGTCTGAGCTGTAATGTGTGGTTAGTGGGTGAAGCTGAATTACCTCTAGAGAGGTAAGGGAGGCCTTAAGTGAGAAGGCTCTATTCTATTACTGGCCATTGGGAGCCATGGAGAGTTTTTGATTAGGGGAGTGACCCATCGAGAATGCTGTTACAGTGGGAGGTTTGAGCCAGGGCAGAGTAGGGAAAAGGGGGTGgatgaaagaggagggagaatggACAGGAAATGGCCACTGACGGGAGAGGGCAtttgtggagagggaaggaggaaaggtcTGGATGATTCCAAAGTCACAGACCTGGTCTTGTTTCCCAGAGACAAAGTCCTTGGCTTCCCCACCCATCCATCTGCCTCTCTCTTCAGGCTATTTTGTAGGTTAAAGCTGTTTCCTGAAATTTGTGTGACCTGTGCTAGTCATGAGCCGACTATTTCCCTTGCTCCCTTTCCCaactggattcaggaagacccgagttcaaatcctgtctcagacgcatactagctgtatgaccgaGCATATCATTTAAtgtctttcagtctcagtttcctcatccataaaatggggataatcctgCCCCTGcctctcagagctgttgtgaggttCTGATGAGAGGACGCTCGTCAAACACTTTGTGAACCTTGAATTGCTACAGAAATCCTAGCTGTGGTCtgcatcaccatcatcaccatcccaaggtcacagaggaagtGTGCAGGAGGCCCAGAATTTGGACCCCAAACCTcagattcttaaaaaaaaagaaaaatatttgtatacataaaatatgtattatttcattaaacctttcccaatcacatgtaaacaatttgagtacgaattttcaaaaatgttgagttccaaggtctcttcctccagcccctcccctgccccatggAAGACAAGCAACATCTCGATTGTCCCTTTGGAGTCGGGCCACagtcattttcacattagccgtgttgcagaagaaaacacacacacaaaacccaagaaaaggaaaaagtaaaacaagTTTGCTTCAGTCCACTCCTAGGGTCCATCAGCAGAACCTCAGGGTCTAAGCCCAGCTTGGGACCCAGTCTGTCAGGCCAGCCTCCCACTGGCTGAGAGCCGTCTGACTACCTCTGGGGAAGGATCGGAGGCACAGGGATCAGCATGGGTCTGTAGCGCCTCCCTGAGGAAATCAGAGGACTAGCTAGACTAGAAGCTGCCTGAGGGCAGGGTctccttcatttctgtcttttaagTTCCTGACACCGTGGGTGCCTAATAGATAATAGGCAGAGTGGGTACCTAACAAATGTTTCATTGGGCACAgtggtgcctaataaatgctggttgttaAAAATCCTGACTCTACCATGTGAGACCTTAACAAGGTCATTTTCCcccagtctcactttcctcatctgtaaagtgaggatgagTCCCAAGCTCCCCTACAGCCTGAGGTCTTGACTTCCTCCTGGAGCTTGGTGCCAGCCAGGCCTCCTCCAACAGGGCCTGCCTGGCCTGGGCTTCAGGTCTCCACTTGTGTTTCTGAAGGCCCCCACTCTCTGCTTTTGCTTTCCTAGGCTTCCCGGCTCTGGAGGAGGCTTCGTGGGAAAAGGCTGCCCCTTACTGGCTTTTGCTTCTTCCTGGCCCTGTCCGTGGCCGCCCTCACCGGCTTCTCCCCAGGCCTCCCAGCCCACGGCCCTGCTGGTTCTGCCAAATCTTCTTCCTGGGCTGGCCAGCCCTTCCAGGTGATGGAAGCCATTCCTCTAGGCAGCCCACGGGCTCTGAGCTCCAGGCAGGGTCGAAGATTGCCCCCCATGGGACCCTGGGAAGGATGGGCCTCCTTGAAGAACTCCAGCCTGGTCTGCAAGGATGATCGAGGCTCCAAAGATAGAGGAAGGCAAGGCCGGCCCCATCCCAGCAGATACCAGGGCCGGGCCAAGAGAaatgctgctgcagctgctgccaccatcaccaccaatCTGGGAGACTCCTCAAGTCACCTGGGCATGACCAGGAACATTCCTGTGGGGAGGAAAGGTGCCAGGGGCCAGAAAGCCAAGGGCCCTTTGGCTTTGACAACGATTGGGCACAGAGACCACCTCCCAGAACTGCCAGTCAAGGAGATCTCCCCTGGCACCCACCTGGAAGGAGCCACCTTCACTTCTCTCCTTGAGGACTCCAGAGCCACTCTGCATGACCCAGATGTTCAGACAGTTGGGGCTGAGAAGGAGGCCTGGGGTCGGGGGGCTAGCTTGTCGGCAGGCTCTACAGAAGGGCATCAGGGGTCCGTCTGGTGCCATAATGGGGTGAGCGGGGGCCACTTGGAGGAGGGTGAGATCCCTCCATGGTTCACAGCAGACGACGTGTGGAAAATGCGGCTGCTGGCCCGCGGAGAGGTGATGGGCAGAGCAAGGATCCCCGGGCACGGGCAGGTCCTCCGAGTAGGCCTTTCTATGGAGGGCACCCAGAATGGCCTTCCCCCGGACCTTGGCCAGCTGTGCTCTGAGGGCCTCTGCGGGCTGATCAAACGGCCCAAGGACCTCTACGAGGTACTCGCCTTCCACCTGGACCGGGTGCTGGGCTTGCACCGCAGTTTGCCCGTGGTGGCAAGACATTTCCACAGCCCCCTGCTGCCCTACCGCTTCACCAGGGGGGAGCCCCGTCCTGTGGTCTGGTGGGCCCCGGACATCCAGCACCTGAACGACAGTGACCGTGATCAGAATTCCTTTGCCCTGGGATGGCTGCAGTACCAGGCCCTGCTCCGGCTCCGGTGTGGAGTGGACGGCTCTGGGGCTCCACTGAGGGAGGCCCCCTGCCTGGGCATCCACCATACGGAGTGGGCCCGGCTGGCCCTCTTTGACTTCCTCCTCCAGGTAAGTGGGTGAATGCTTGCTGACTGCCATCAGGTATTCAAGGCCCTCCGCTTCTCCAGTAGCCTCTGCTAAGGGAGGGGGTCTGCATGGAGGGGCTGTGACCAGTCTGCCTTTCACTGAGACCCATGCAGGGCACAGGTGGGGCAAGCTGGGAATGGAGCTGGGAAGGAAACAGAGATGGGGGCGGGTGCTTGGATCTCCAGCCACCCAGCTGGTCCATCCCCCTGCTGCCAGCCCATCCCCTCACATCCAAGGAAGCAGACCCCAATCCTGCCTGAGGGAGGGAATCCCCTCCGTTTTGATACTCTGCCCTGGGCTAGGTAGTCCTGATTGGTACTCTGTAACCCAGGACATGTGATCAACTGTCCTTCAAgccaccctcccccccactcccaatCCTCAACCCTTTCCATCTAAGGCTCTAGGAGCAAATTAATACCACCTTTGTTTCTGGAAATGACCCCATGGTTCTAGTCCCCATCTCTGTGACTCCATAGACAAAACTTCCCCTATATGTGTGATCTGCCCCATAGAGGatcagctccttgagagaagccaattcaagtcaacatgcatttattatgcacctactgtgtgccaggcattgggttaagcactgggaataaaatgaaaggccaaaaaacccaaaattactgcccacagtctaatgggggagacaatgtttATTGGCAGTCTTTTCCAGGAACAGACTCTCTGGAGCAAGGGAGAATAAGGAGGGGAGTGAAGGACCCAGATGGATGGACATCCATGGCCTCTAGCATCTTCCTTTCCACAGTCTCTTAGCCCCAGGGCcctgtcaaaaatgaaaatacacaCTGCAGCTTTCTGTTCTGAACAAAACCCCAGTGTCCCCTTCCTCCAGCCGAGGTGGCAGACTTCCTACTCCCCTGAGACCTGTCTGCTTATAGAATGAGCAGCTCTCCAAACAGGGCACTTCTAGGCAAATCTGTGCCAGGCACTCAGACCCCCTGGGCTCCTGCCacctctttcctggttctctcccTACCCATCAAGTGAAATGTTCTTGCATTGGACAGCTCTATCCTTCCTTGAAAACCCAGAGGCAAGGTTGGCACGGAATCAGGTTTCTCTGGAGAGGAAATCAAAGACAGAGTTTTGGCAAGGGGTAGGATAAACTGCA is part of the Notamacropus eugenii isolate mMacEug1 chromosome 3, mMacEug1.pri_v2, whole genome shotgun sequence genome and harbors:
- the GASK1A gene encoding Golgi-associated kinase 1A; its protein translation is MASRLWRRLRGKRLPLTGFCFFLALSVAALTGFSPGLPAHGPAGSAKSSSWAGQPFQVMEAIPLGSPRALSSRQGRRLPPMGPWEGWASLKNSSLVCKDDRGSKDRGRQGRPHPSRYQGRAKRNAAAAAATITTNLGDSSSHLGMTRNIPVGRKGARGQKAKGPLALTTIGHRDHLPELPVKEISPGTHLEGATFTSLLEDSRATLHDPDVQTVGAEKEAWGRGASLSAGSTEGHQGSVWCHNGVSGGHLEEGEIPPWFTADDVWKMRLLARGEVMGRARIPGHGQVLRVGLSMEGTQNGLPPDLGQLCSEGLCGLIKRPKDLYEVLAFHLDRVLGLHRSLPVVARHFHSPLLPYRFTRGEPRPVVWWAPDIQHLNDSDRDQNSFALGWLQYQALLRLRCGVDGSGAPLREAPCLGIHHTEWARLALFDFLLQVHDRLDRYCCGFQPEPSDPCLEEGLREKCRNPGELLLVHILVQESDPSHLVYIDNAGKPSHPETKLNFRLLEGIDGFPESVVRIIASGCLENMLLKSLRMDPEFWESQGGHQGLKPLLRTIQRRGQILLEYIQGRNLTLFREATQEGDQVLFT